AATTGGGATTTTCACTCAAATACTCCAGTATTGTCTCGTATACTTTGTCTTTATATGATAAGTTTTCAGGCAGTTGTTTAAAACACTCAACCTTTCCCATTTCACTCCACTCAGGCTTTTCAACCAGGTTTTCGACTCTGGCGGTAAAAATAGCTGCTTTCTTCTTCTTCCCTGGTTTTTTTATAGTATAGTACCCTATAAGCTTCATTTTCTCAAGTATGATACCTGCTTCCTCATATGCTTCTCTTTCAATGCACTGTTCTGGTGTTTCGTCGGCTTCTCTCTTTCCGCCAGGAAACTCCCATGACTTCCGGCGTTTATGAAAGGACAAGATAAAGCCGTCTTTATAATAAGGAATCAGTATTGCGCCCATACAGTCCTTAACATCAGTTGGTGAAATATTACCAAGTATTACACTGACATCTCCTCTGGGACCCTTCAAATGGGTTTCACGGGTGTGTTCGTCCATTTATTTTTCAAACCTCACTCTTATGGCGTTGGCGTGTGCCGTCAACCCCTCAGCTTCCGCAAACAGTATTACATCATCCCTTACCTTTTCCAATGCTTTCCTTGTATATGATATCACACTCGACTTTTTAATAAAATCGCCTACATTCAGCGGTGAAAAGAATCTTGCTGTCCCGTTTGTAGGCAATACATGATTCGGTCCTGCAAAATAATCTCCCAAAGGCTCTGAGGCATAATGTCCCAGAAAGATAGCCCCTGCATTTTTTATACTTCCAAGCATGTTAAAAGGTTCTTCTACGCATAACTCCAGATGTTCGGGTGCAATATCGTTGACTATTTCCGCCGCTTCATCAAGATTTTCAACGATTACTATGGCACCATATTTTCTCAGAGATTGCATAGCAATCTCTTTTCTGGGAAGCACCGCTACCTGTCTTTCCAGCTCGTAAATCACTTCATTTGCAGTTTTCTCAGATGTTGTTACAAGAATAGAAGAGGCCAGTGTATCATGCTCTGCCTGTGACAGAAGGTCTGCCGCTACAAACGCAGGGTTGGCACTTTCATCTGCAACTACAGCTATTTCACTTGGGCCTGCAATAGCATCAATATCGCAATACCCGTAAACAATCCTTTTTGCCATAGTAACATAAGCATTCCCCGGACCTACTATTTTGTCAACCTTTGGAACTGTGTCCGTACCAAAAGCCAAAGCTGCAATTCCCTGAGCTCCGCCTGCCTTGTATATTTCATCTACTCCTGCTTCCCTGGCGGCAACCAGTACCGCAGGATTTATGCCGTTTGTCTTGGGAGGTGTAATCATTACTATTTTCTCTACACCCGCGACCTTGGCAGGAACTATATTCATCAAAACAGAGGAAGGATATGCTGCTGTCCCTCCCGGCACGTATACTCCCACCACACTTAGAGGTCTGTACAGCTGCCCCAGTATGACACCATCACCTTCAGTTGTAAACCATGAGTTTTCTTTCTGCTTTTCATGAAAACTACGGATATTCTCTTTAGCTCTTCTTATAACTCCGATAAGCTCCTTATCTACACGCTTATACGCCTCATCAATCTCCTGTTCCGTAACCTTAAGCATATCCGGTGTCATATCAACCTTATCAAACATACCGGTGTAGTCAAGCAGAGCTTTGTCTCCATTAGCCTTCACATTGTTTACTATATCTTCAACACGTTTTAGTATATCTCCAAGCTCAAACTGGCTTCTTTCACTCAATTTTTTATATAAAACGCTTCCATCGCTGTTTCTCAAATCAATTTTCTCTATCATTACTACCATTCCTTTCATAACTCTCAGGACACAAGCTGTAGAACAAATCCTGTGTGTAGGGCCGCTGTTTTTATGCCTGTTCCTTCGTCTTTTCCAGCTGCGTTCTTACGCCGTCGATAATTCTGTTTATTCTCTCGCTTTCCATCTTCAGGCTTACCCTGTTTACAACCATTCTTGCGCTTATGTCGGCTATAGTATCCAGTACGACAAGTCCGTTTTCCTTTAGGGTCCTTCCACTTTCAACAAGGTCTACAATTACCTCTGACAGCCCTACAAGGGGCGCAAGCTCCACAGAACCGTTAAGCTTGATAACTTCAATGGATTCACGTCTTTTATGTTCAAAATACTCACGCGCTATTCTGGGGTATTTTGTAGCGACCCTTTTATTATTCAGTTGATCCAGCCGTCCCTGCAGTGCTGCCGGTCCTGCGACCACCATCCTGCACGCAGCAAAACCAAGGTTTAGCACCTCGTACAGATGTCTTCCTTCTTCAAGCAAGGTATCCTTTCCTACTATACCGATATCCGCAGCCCCGTATTCTACATATGTAGGTACATCCGCAGGTTTCGCGAGAAAAAACTTGATCTTGTTCTTTTCATCGGTAAGTATAAGCTTTCTTGATGAATCCTTCAGTTCTGAACAATCAATGCCTATGGCCTCGAAAAGCTCTATAGATAAGTCAGTCAGCCTTCCTTTAGAAAGTGCAATAGTTAAATACCTCATGATTCCCCTCCAGTTCTATTTCCAAACTGTACCGCAGCCTGTCATTTGCTTGTCAGCTCGGTTACGCTTGTACGGTCCACTTCCCCGGTTTCTATATTGTGTACCTCGATGTTGTCTTTATCCAGTATATATATTATCCCGCCTATTCCCTTACTTTTTGCATATTCTTTCACATTAAGTATATCACCATTTGTTATGCTCATTTCTACCTTCAGGCCTTGTGCACGAAGCTCTTCACAAACCTCAAACGCAGTTTTCCTTCCATCCTCCTTATAGCTTATCATACTGTCTATCTGAGGCCTCTCTGTTTCAATCTTCTGCCTGTCTATAGCCATCATAACCATGTTTATTCCTAATGAAAATCCTGTTGCAGGACATTTCATGCCAAATTTGTCAACAAGACTGTCATATCTTCCTCCGCTCAGGATAGGAAATCCTACCCCATAGGTGAACCCTCTAAAAATAATGCCCGTATAGTAATTCAAACTTTGAACCATGCCCAGGTCTACAGATACGTACTTACTGAGTCCATAATCATCAAGGATTTTCAATACCTGCCTCAGATTTTCAAGAGCATCCAGCGATCTTTTATTTATGTTTATCTTTTCAACCCTGTCAATGACATCGATCGAACCAAACAACCTCGGAAGGCTTAATATCAACTCTTTGAGGTCATCCCTGATATTATGCGCCTTTACCAGTTCTTCAATACCGAGATAATCCTTCTTGTCTATGAGAATTCTCATCTGCTCTATGTCCTGTGCGGAAAGCCCCGTCTCTTCCATAAGTCCCTTGAAGAATTCCACCTGGCCGATGTCTATCTGGAAGCTTTCGAGTCCGGTTGACCTAACGGCTTTTATGGCTGAAGCTATAACCTCAGCGTCAGCCTCCGGATTACTTGCTCCTAATATTTCCAGCCCTGCTTGTGTAAACTCCTTCTGTTTACCGCCTCCAAGCTCGTTATATTTGAATGCATTACCCAAATAGAAGATTTTCATGGGGAATTGCGCTTCTTTGTATTTGGTCGCAACCATTCTTGCTATGGGAACAGTTATATCCGGTCTCAGTACCAGTATTCTGCCCTGCTGGTCAAAAAATTTGAACATTGTTTCCTGTGGCGTAAGTTCAGTATCAGAAGAGAAAACGTCATAAAACTCCAGCGTGGGGGTTTCCACCTCACAATATCCGCAGCTTCTGAAATATCTTCTGATGCTCTCCTCAAGATTCCTTTTTATAAAACATTCTTCAAACAATATATCCTGTACACCCTCAGGCGTATATATCTTCCACTTACCCAAAACGAGCACCTCACTTTATCGCTTTATCATGTTAAAGTAGTAAATTAATGAATTAAAATAATTATAATGTGATTTTTTTCCCTTGTCAATAATATACCACAAAAATGAATAAAAAAAATGACCCCCGTTTTGATACAGGAATCATCTTTTATATCATAACCTCTTTATAATACTATTCCAGGTGCAAGCGTCCTTTCCGGCAGCAATTATACCTGCAATATCCTTTAATGCTATAAACTGTCACCTGATTTGCGCTTCATACCCATCGGGATTAATTCTGAAATCATCGGATTCACCTGTTATGAAACCTTTCATATATGCAGCCTTGCCCTTTACACTATCCAGTATGCTCTCCTCGACATCCCAACTGAATTCTATTGATTTTCCCGGCTCAATGACAGTCTCCGTCAAAGCCATTATGAAAAGTTTATCTGAAGACCATCTGTATAGAACCTCTTTATTTGAATCAAGCAAAGCAAAGTCAAACTTTTGTCCCGAGGAATGCTTGATGGTAACAGGGGTTTCTGAATTGTTTACAATCATAAGCTTCAGCTTTAAGCTGTCCTCGCCTTTTTCTGCTACAGGTACTACCTGTACTTCCTCACTGAGCGACTTCAATACGTTTAGCAATCTGTAAGTTACCATTACAGCTTCAGACCTTGTAGTTTTATGTTCCGGATGGAACATGTTTTTTCCTTTTCCCAATACAAGCTTCAGTAGCTGAGCCTTAATAAAATCGTTTTTATATGCAGGATTTATTTTATCTGCATCAGCAAAAGGCTCAGGCATCATTTTAATGAGCGAATAGTTTCCTCCTGTCTTATACTCCAGTGCATTAATAATGTAGTGAACCATCTCATCTCGGGGCAAAGTATCATTGGGCCTGAACTTACCCTTGTAGTCGATTATATTCGCTGTTACCAGGTCAATCAGTGCAGATGCGTAAATATCCTCATTCTTCACGTCTTCGAAGTAGTCTTTGACATCTGGAGCTTTAAAATACATAATCTGGATTCCGAGCGCCTTATGAAGCATCATCACGAATTCACTTCTCGTAATAGCTTTACCTGGAGTGAATTTACCGCTTTTGTCGGCAAAAATGCTTTTGTCGGCTACCTGGTTTATTGCTTCCTCTGCCCAATGCTTGTCGATGTCGGTAAACTTCTTATCAGTCGCCTTGCTGTCCCCAGCTTCCTTTGCAAATGCTAAAGTACTGGAAGAAATAACTGCTAAGATCAGTATGAATGCGATAATAATTTTCTTCATATAAATACCTCCAATCAATAAGTAAACCACATATCTTGTTATCAGAAACCAGTGTTTTATTCTAAAAGCAAGTTCATCATTTAAAATCTTTAAGCGCGCCTGATATTAAATGGTTAAAGAGAATTCTGTACTTTAATTCTCTCTATTTATTCTCTTTGTTTATTAGACTTATAGTAAGGCTATTTGTTCCGTAAAGTCATGTTAAGAAATTATTACATCCTTAAAATAATAAAAAACAACTGCATATGCAGGTTTAACCGCACGTGCAGCTGTTAATCGTAGAGTTACAGAAACATTCAATCAAAGTTATTGGATATTGCCGTTTACTTTATACTTTCAAACTGCAAAATCTCCAATGCCCTTTTAAAAGTAGTTGCCTGGTTTAGATCATATATGCCGGCTTTGATTTTCAAACCGTTTTCCTTCATATATTTCGCTAGTGATTCCCTTTCTTTCTTATCCAGCAGATCAATTTTTTCGACCGTTCTATAATCTGCTGTCTCACCGCTTTTTACCTCCAGGCGAAAGTGCTTGCCAATTTTCATTTCGTTTTTAGGCTTGAACAAGCCACTAAAATTCATAAACAAAATACCTCCGGCAATTGAAACTATGAGGATTATAGCTAATAGTACTCTCTTTTTCAACTTAACATCTCCGTTCAATCCAGGCTATGCGGATCTTATTCGCTGCCGGGTGTAATGAAGTCACCTGTTGCTCTGATATCCTCACCCGCATCAGCCGGTGTATACCCGTTCAGATCCTTCAAAAGATAATCTGCTATTGTTCCCTTGCCCGGTACGAGCTTTGGCAGTCCGTTCTCAAC
The DNA window shown above is from Clostridia bacterium and carries:
- the hisD gene encoding histidinol dehydrogenase: MIEKIDLRNSDGSVLYKKLSERSQFELGDILKRVEDIVNNVKANGDKALLDYTGMFDKVDMTPDMLKVTEQEIDEAYKRVDKELIGVIRRAKENIRSFHEKQKENSWFTTEGDGVILGQLYRPLSVVGVYVPGGTAAYPSSVLMNIVPAKVAGVEKIVMITPPKTNGINPAVLVAAREAGVDEIYKAGGAQGIAALAFGTDTVPKVDKIVGPGNAYVTMAKRIVYGYCDIDAIAGPSEIAVVADESANPAFVAADLLSQAEHDTLASSILVTTSEKTANEVIYELERQVAVLPRKEIAMQSLRKYGAIVIVENLDEAAEIVNDIAPEHLELCVEEPFNMLGSIKNAGAIFLGHYASEPLGDYFAGPNHVLPTNGTARFFSPLNVGDFIKKSSVISYTRKALEKVRDDVILFAEAEGLTAHANAIRVRFEK
- a CDS encoding S-layer homology domain-containing protein — translated: MKKIIIAFILILAVISSSTLAFAKEAGDSKATDKKFTDIDKHWAEEAINQVADKSIFADKSGKFTPGKAITRSEFVMMLHKALGIQIMYFKAPDVKDYFEDVKNEDIYASALIDLVTANIIDYKGKFRPNDTLPRDEMVHYIINALEYKTGGNYSLIKMMPEPFADADKINPAYKNDFIKAQLLKLVLGKGKNMFHPEHKTTRSEAVMVTYRLLNVLKSLSEEVQVVPVAEKGEDSLKLKLMIVNNSETPVTIKHSSGQKFDFALLDSNKEVLYRWSSDKLFIMALTETVIEPGKSIEFSWDVEESILDSVKGKAAYMKGFITGESDDFRINPDGYEAQIR
- the hisG gene encoding ATP phosphoribosyltransferase, translated to MRYLTIALSKGRLTDLSIELFEAIGIDCSELKDSSRKLILTDEKNKIKFFLAKPADVPTYVEYGAADIGIVGKDTLLEEGRHLYEVLNLGFAACRMVVAGPAALQGRLDQLNNKRVATKYPRIAREYFEHKRRESIEVIKLNGSVELAPLVGLSEVIVDLVESGRTLKENGLVVLDTIADISARMVVNRVSLKMESERINRIIDGVRTQLEKTKEQA
- the hisZ gene encoding ATP phosphoribosyltransferase regulatory subunit, whose protein sequence is MGKWKIYTPEGVQDILFEECFIKRNLEESIRRYFRSCGYCEVETPTLEFYDVFSSDTELTPQETMFKFFDQQGRILVLRPDITVPIARMVATKYKEAQFPMKIFYLGNAFKYNELGGGKQKEFTQAGLEILGASNPEADAEVIASAIKAVRSTGLESFQIDIGQVEFFKGLMEETGLSAQDIEQMRILIDKKDYLGIEELVKAHNIRDDLKELILSLPRLFGSIDVIDRVEKININKRSLDALENLRQVLKILDDYGLSKYVSVDLGMVQSLNYYTGIIFRGFTYGVGFPILSGGRYDSLVDKFGMKCPATGFSLGINMVMMAIDRQKIETERPQIDSMISYKEDGRKTAFEVCEELRAQGLKVEMSITNGDILNVKEYAKSKGIGGIIYILDKDNIEVHNIETGEVDRTSVTELTSK
- a CDS encoding NUDIX domain-containing protein, with the translated sequence MDEHTRETHLKGPRGDVSVILGNISPTDVKDCMGAILIPYYKDGFILSFHKRRKSWEFPGGKREADETPEQCIEREAYEEAGIILEKMKLIGYYTIKKPGKKKKAAIFTARVENLVEKPEWSEMGKVECFKQLPENLSYKDKVYETILEYLSENPNC